The DNA region ACACCTCCGACATCCACCTGGAGACCCTGCGCGCCCTGCGCGAGTTCAACAGCCACATCGCCGCCGTCGCCACCCCGGTGCTCTACCGCAGCGGACAGCTCCTGGAAACCAGGCTCATCGAAGATATGCCCGAAGGCGGGGAGACGCTTCAGCAAACCAGCAGCTGACCGCCCGCCTGCGGCAGAGGGTCAGAACCCTAGAGAAGAACGCTGCCGGGCATATCCGGAAAGTCCTCAGCTGCTGAGGCCTCCAGGTAATTCCGCACTGTCGGGTCTATCCGCGTACTGCGCACCGGGTAGACGCCGCAGGCGGCAATGGCCTCGCGTGCCGACACCCGTTCATCCAGCCGTTTCCAGATCGCCCGTGCCGCATAGGGGCGCGGAAACGGGCGCCAGGCCAATCCCATCGTCATGCCGCGCAGGTATTTCAGCTGCTGCCGGTGCGCCGAGAACAGGATGGTCTGCGCCACGCTGCCTTCATGGGCGCGCTCATGCTCGGTGATGAACAGCCGGTTGCCGCGCTGGGTCACCATGCCTTCGTAGCGCGAGATTTGCCGGATGCTCTGCTCCGGATCATGGGCGATTTCCAGATTGCGCGACAGGATGAACCCGTCCTTTTCAAAGAAACGGGTCAGGGAGCAAAAGATTCCCTCACCCCAGGACGGTGTGCGGAAATAGGCGTGGTAAAAGCCCAAGTAGCGTTTCAGATTGCGCTGCTGGCCGCGGAACGGTTCCAGGAAACTGTCGCTTGGCCCCGGTGGGGCAGTGCGGGCAGCATCGCTGAGCTGGGCTTCGAACTCGGCCTGAGGGGCAAACAGCCGCGCTTCCGGAATGTCGAAATAGCGTGCAATCCGGCGCAGGTTGTGAGCGGCGGGCAGGCTGGAGCCGTTGAGGTAGCGGTTGAACTGCTGACGGTTGATTCCAACCTCGCGGCAGATTTGCGCAATGCTGCCATGTTCGGCGCAAAGTGACCGCAGGTTTTCGGAAAAATTTTCCGGCATGACCGACTTCCTTTCGCGGACTGACGCGGGAATGATGCATATCGCACCTATTCGCGCATGATTGCACAGTTCCTCAATCCGCGAAACAGGCGTTTTCTGCAACCAAGCCGTCTGGGCTTGGGGATACCGAAACCTGCTGAAAGACCCGCCAAGAGCCGCGCTGCGGGGCGCAAGCAGATCGGAGGAGCACAGGCGGAGCTGATCTGATCCAAGGGAGGACACCATGAAGATCGAATGGACCAAGACAGCGGTGGGACGCCGCGGATTTCTGAAAGGCGCTACGGCACTCGGGGCGGCGGCGGCGCTGCCCATGGGCCTTGGCGGTCGCGCCATGGCGGCAGAGGGCGGCACCCTGCGGGTGCGCTCCTACGGCGACATGCAAAGCATCGACCCGGCGTTTTCCAAAGGCGTGATCGACGAGGAAATCCATGCCTCGATCTACAACAAGCTGATCCAGTACAAGCCGGGCCGCGAATGGGACTGGCAGATGGATGCCGCCGCGATGATCGAACAAGGCGACGAGACCCACATCAACTTCGCGCTGCGCGACGACATCGGGTTTACCAACGGATTTGGGGCAATGACTGCCGAAGACGTGAAGTTCAGCTTTGAGCGGATCGTGGATGAGGCCACCGACAGCCCCAACAAGCCCGACATGGGGCCGCTGAGCCATGTGGAAGTGACCAGCGAACGGGAAGGCACCATCGTGCTGAAAGAGCCCTTTGCGCCGCTGTGGTCCATCGCGCTGCCCTATATCACCGGCAACATCGTGTCGAAGAAGGCTTGGGAGGCCGCCAGCGGCAAGGCAACCACCGATCCGCTGGCGGAATCCGGCCCCTACCTGCGCGACAGCTGGTCGCCGAAGGAAAAGACCGTCCTGAAGCGCAATCCGGACTGGAAAGGTGAAGCCCCCGCCTGGGACACCATCGAGATCCTGCCGATCGACGACGAAAACACCGCCGAGATCGCCTTTGAAGCCGGTGAGCTGGATTTCACCCGTGTCTCGCTCGGCTCCGTCGAGCGTTACCGCGCCGGTGTGCCCAACGGCGGCACGCTGCTGGAGTATCCATCGCTGTATTATGCATGGCTCGGCATGAATCTGGACCACCCCAAGCTGCAGAACAAGAAGCTGCGCCAGGCGATCCAGCACGCGATTGACGTGCCTTCGGTGCTGGAAGCCGCCTATTTCGGTGCGGTCGAACCCTCGACCGGCATCATCGCTCCGGGCCTGGCGGGCCACCGTCCGCAGTCGCTGGTGCCGCCGCAGGCAGATTTCGCCAAGGCCGCGGAGCTGCTGGCGGAATCCGGTGAAACCAACGTGACGGTGAAGCTCGACACGCTGAACAAGACCACCTTTACCACCGCGGCGCAGGTGATCCAGGCGACGCTGGCTCAGATCGGCATCACGG from Leisingera sp. S132 includes:
- a CDS encoding ABC transporter substrate-binding protein translates to MKIEWTKTAVGRRGFLKGATALGAAAALPMGLGGRAMAAEGGTLRVRSYGDMQSIDPAFSKGVIDEEIHASIYNKLIQYKPGREWDWQMDAAAMIEQGDETHINFALRDDIGFTNGFGAMTAEDVKFSFERIVDEATDSPNKPDMGPLSHVEVTSEREGTIVLKEPFAPLWSIALPYITGNIVSKKAWEAASGKATTDPLAESGPYLRDSWSPKEKTVLKRNPDWKGEAPAWDTIEILPIDDENTAEIAFEAGELDFTRVSLGSVERYRAGVPNGGTLLEYPSLYYAWLGMNLDHPKLQNKKLRQAIQHAIDVPSVLEAAYFGAVEPSTGIIAPGLAGHRPQSLVPPQADFAKAAELLAESGETNVTVKLDTLNKTTFTTAAQVIQATLAQIGITVEVNVLESGAFWASADNEDLQLVLNRYSMTPDPYYATSWFTTEQVGHWNWEQFSNDEFDKIHAEASQLTDLAKRDEMYRRAQDLMEESGAYRFLTHEATPVIHSAGVVPALRPDGLALLRYFGKA
- a CDS encoding helix-turn-helix transcriptional regulator, whose protein sequence is MPENFSENLRSLCAEHGSIAQICREVGINRQQFNRYLNGSSLPAAHNLRRIARYFDIPEARLFAPQAEFEAQLSDAARTAPPGPSDSFLEPFRGQQRNLKRYLGFYHAYFRTPSWGEGIFCSLTRFFEKDGFILSRNLEIAHDPEQSIRQISRYEGMVTQRGNRLFITEHERAHEGSVAQTILFSAHRQQLKYLRGMTMGLAWRPFPRPYAARAIWKRLDERVSAREAIAACGVYPVRSTRIDPTVRNYLEASAAEDFPDMPGSVLL